In the genome of Hyalangium ruber, the window TCCCCCCGGCTCGGGCGGCTTCGAGGTGTACCAGTCCACGTGGAGGCTCCACTCGTAGCAGCGCAGGCACCGGGTGTGCCGCCACTGCATGCCACAATCCGGGCATTTGGCGGCCGTGTCGAAGGTGTTCCACTCACACCCGCAACGGCAGGCCCAGCGATCGGACTTGCGCGGCTGCCAGGAACACTTCGGACAGCGGATGCGTCCGCCCCCCACGAGGTCCTCGAGCCGCTCCTGCTGCTGCGTATCCCCGTCCCGCTGGGGCTCCAGGGGGCCATGCTTGGCTTCTCTCCGAATCAGGGGCTCGTGGTGGGAGCAGGACACCTCCAGGAGTCTGCCATCCCGCCGACGCGAGGTGGAACCTGACACGTCGGGGCGGGCCGCTGACACGTCAGGCCCCCTTTGACGCGCAGGTGTACTGTCGAAAGGTGCGTACTTCCGTGGCTTTTGTCATGGTTGAAACCTTGCAGCTACACTATGAGCCCCCGCCTGGGTACTCCCCAGACACAGGAGTCGTGTAACTCAATGAAGACGCCCCTTTTCCAAGTCTGGCGCCGTCTGCCAGCGCTGCTCGCCGCCTGCTGCGTCGTCGCGGGGGCCTGCGGCCAGTCCCTCCCGGAGCCCGCCGCCGCACCGCGCCAGGAGACCCCGCTCGTCGGTGACGATGGCGAGGTCACCGTCACCCTGCCCGGCGTGGTGCTCAACCGGTATGCCGTCCTCGCGGCGAACGCCGCCGCGGGCTCCACCCGCCTCGAGCTGACGAACATCCAGGATCTGGATCATCCGACCTTCGGTCCGCTGGGCATCGGCGATCTGGTCCTCATCATCCAGATGCAGGGCGCCAGCATCGACACTTCGGACAGCGCCGCCTACGGCGCCATCACCAACCTCCATGGCGCGGGCTTCCATGAGTTCGCCGTCGTCCGGGGCGTCGAGAACAACACCGTGACCCTGGCCTGCAATGGGCTGGAGCACAGCTACTCGGTCGCGGGGCGGACGCAGGTGGTGCGCGTGCCGCAGCTCACCAACCTCTTCGTTGAATCCGGTGGCACCGTGGTCGCCGCCCCCTGGGATGGGCTGCGCGGCGGCGTCGTGGCGATCCACGTCGCGGGCGTCACCAACCTCTCGGGAAGCATCGACGTCTCCGGCCAGGGCTTCCGCGCCGGCGCGCGGGAGAACACCTCGGGTGACGCCAACACCCTGATCTCGCTCTACCGCTCGAGCGACGCGGCCGCTGGCGCCGAGAAGGGTGAGGGCATCGCGGGCGACAGCACGGTCTACGACACCCTGGGTGGACGTTATGGCCGTGGCGCTCCCGCCAACGGTGGCGGCGGCGGCAACAGCCACAACGCGGGTGGCGGTGGCGGCTCCAATGGCAACAACAGCCAGCCCTGGGATGGCCAGGGCGTGATGAGCGGCTCCGTCCCCGGTGCCTTGGCCTGGCAGCTCGACCCGGGCTTCATCTCCAACGGGAACGCGCGGACGAACGACTCCGGTGGCGGGCGCGGCGGCTACACCTACTCCACCGTCAACGCGGACGCGTTCAACGTGGGTCCGAACGATGCGGCCTGGGGTGGCAACTCTCGCAGCGAGGTGGGCGGGCTCGGCGGCCGGCCGCTCAACAACGAGCCGGGCTCGCGCCTCTTCCTGGGCGGCGGCGGCGGCGCGGGTGACGGCAACAACAACGCGGGCGCCGCGGGCGGCAATGGCGGCGGCCTCGTGTACCTCATCTCCTCCACCGTGAGCGGCGAGGGTCAGGTCCTCGCCAACGGCAGCAGTGCCCAGAACACGACCGGCTCGCACAACGACGCTCCGGGCGGTGGTGGCGCGGGCGGCAGCATCGTGATCCTCAGCAGCGACCTGAGCGGCGTCTCCGTGGAAGCCAATGGTGGCCGGGGCGGCAACCAGCTCATCACCAGCGACGAGGCCGAGGGCCCTGGCGGCGGCGGTGGCGGCGGCTATATCGCCCTGCGCGGTGGCACCGGGTCGACCTCCGTCCTGGGCGGATTCTCGGGCACCAGCACCTCGTCTTCGGTCACCGAGTTCCCCGCCAACGGCGCCACCGCTGGCGGCACGGGCCAGGTCGTGCAGAACACGCCCGAGGTCCCCACGCCGTGGCTGAGCTGCGATCCCACTGACACGGCGGACCTGTCGATCAACCTCACCGCGACGCCGAACCCCGTCTCGCCCGGCAGCGACCTGACCTACACCGTCCAGGTGGGCAACGCCGGCCCCGACACCGCCAACGCCGTGACGGTGACCTTCCCGGTCCCCGCCGGCACCACCTTCTCCAGCGTCGGCGGCGCGGGCTGGACCTGCGCGGCGGCGGGCGGCGTGGTGACCTGCACCCTGCCGAGCCTGGCCATCGACACCACCGCGACCTTCACCATCGTGGTCGTCCCCACGGCCCAGAGCGGCTCGATCATCGGCTCGGCGACCGTCACCTCGCCCACGCCGGACCCCACCAGCGAGAACAACAACGACACGGAGACCACGGGGATCGCCGCCACCAATGACGCCCCGGTGAACACCGTGCCCGGTCCGCAGACCACGCCCGAGGACACCCCGCTCGTCTTCTCGCCGGCCAACGGCAACCCCGTCTCCATCGCCGATCCCGACGCGGGCACCGAGCCCGTCCAGGTGACGCTCACCGTCACGAACGGCACGCTCACCCTGGGCAGCACCCCGGGCCTGACCTTCACCGAGGGCGACGGCGCCTCGGACACGAAGGTGACCTTCACCGGCACCCAGGCCGACATCAACGCGGCGCTCGCGGGCCTGACCTTCACCCCGGACGCCAACTACAACGGCCCGGCCACCCTCACCCTCACCACGAACGACCAGGGCAACAGCGGCGATGGCGGCCCCCTGAGCGACACCGACACCGTCGAGATCAACGTCACCCCGGTGAATGATGCGCCCACGGCCGTCGACGACACCGCCTCGGTGCCCTTCGACTCCGCGGGCCAGACCCTCGACGTGCTGGCCAATGACTCGTTCGCGCCCGACAGCGGCGAGACGCTCACCATCATCGAAGTCACCCAGGGCTCGGAGGGCGGCACGGTGACCATCACCGAGAACGGCACCCGCGTCACCTACACGCCGGCGCCGGGCTTCGAGGGCTCCGAGACCTTCACGTACACCATCAGCGACGGCAACGGGGGCACCAGCACCGCCACGGTGACCATCACCGTGAAGCGCATCGAGCGCCGCGTGGTGGGCCGTGGCTGCAGCGCCTCCGGCTCGGGCGGGCTCTCGGGCCTCGTCGGGCTGCTGCTGGCCCTGTTCGTGCTGCCCCGCCGGGGGCAGCGCGGGTCCCGCTCGCTCCTGGCGCGGCTGTCGGGCGCCCTGTTCGTCCTGTGCGGCGGGGTGCTGCTGACCAGCGCCTCCCCCGCGTGGGCCCAGAGCTCGGCCATCGACGTGCAGCAGTTCAAGCCGGCTCCCGGGCAGTCCGACGTCCTGGGCCTGCACGGCGCCGGGGTGCCGGGCCACCTGAGCTGGCGCGCCGGGCTCTACCTCAACTACGCCCATGAGCCGCTCGTCATCATCAACCCGGCCACGGACGACCTGCTCCAGCACCTGGTGAAGAACCAGCTCGGCTTCGACCTGATGGGCTCCCTCGGCCTGGGCAAGTACTTCGAGCTGGGCGCTGTCATTCCGGTGAATCTTCAACACGGCGAGTTCGAGCAGACGCCCAACGGCAGCCTGGAGCAGAAGTGGAAGGGTGGCCTGGGCGACCTGAGGCTGGTGCCCAAGGCGGTGATGCTGGAGGAAGAGAAGCTGCGGGTGGCGTTCGCGCTGCCCATCGTGCTGCCCTCCGGCGGCTCCGGGAACCTGCGCGGCCAGGACGGCGCCGGCGTGCAGCCGCGCCTGACCGCCGACTACTCCTTCGAGGGGGGCACCCGCGTGCTCGCCAACGTGGGCGTCAACTTCCGCAGCCGCCAGGAATTGCTCAACCTCTCGGTGGGCAACGAGCTGAGCTACGGACTGGGAGCCGCCATTCCCTTCCAGCTCCGGGGCCAGCAGTTCACCGGCATGGCCTCGGTGGCGGGCGCCATGGGCCTGGGCGCCACCGGCGGGGCGAACGAGGAGGAGGTGCCCCTGGAGATGCAGGCGGGCGTCCAGTACCACTTCAACAAGAGCGTGCTGGCCACCCTGGGGCTCGGTCGCGGCCTCACCCTGGGCTACGGCATGCCCGCCATCCGCGTGTTCTCCGGCGTCTCGTGGACCGCGGAGGCCCCGCCCCCCGTCATCCACAAGGACTCGGACAACGATGGCCTGCTCGATGAGGAGGACACCTGCCCCAACGAGCCCGAGGACCGCGATGGCTTCCAGGACGAGGACGGCTGCCCCGACCTCGACAACGACCAGGACGGCATCCCCGACACGGCGGACAAGTGCCCCAACGAGCCCGAGGACAAGGACGGCTTCCAGGATGAGGACGGCTGCCCCGACCCCGACAACGACCAGGACGGCCTGGCCGACGCGGCGGACAAGTGCCCGCTGGAGGCCGAGGACAAGGACGGCTTCCAGGATGCGGACGGCTGCCCCGATCCCGACAATGACCAGGATGGCCTGGCCGACACGGCGGACAAGTGCCCGCTGAAGCCCGAGGACAAGGACGGCTTCCAGGACGAGGACGGCTGCCCCGACCCCGACAACGACCGCGATGGCGTCGCCGACGCCGATGACCAGTGCCCGGAGGAGGCCGAGGTCATCAACGGCGTGGAGGACACGGACGGCTGCCCGGACGTGGGCGAGACCAAGGTCAAGGTCACGGGCAACCGGATCACGATCAAGGAGAAGGTCTACTTCGCCACCAACAAGGATGTCGTGCTGGCGCGCTCCTTCCCGCTGCTGCAGCAGGTGGGCCTGGTGCTCAAGGCCAACCCGCAGCTCACGAAGGTCCGCATCGAGGGCCACACCGACGACCGCGCGGACGACGCCTTCAACCTGGACCTCTCGCAGCGGCGCGCGGGCAGCGTGCTCAAGTACCTGGTGGAGCAGGCGAACATCGACCCCGAGCGCCTGGAGGCCGTGGGCTACGGCGAGACGCAGCCGGTGGACACGAACAAGACGGAGCAGGGCCGCGAGAACAACCGCCGCGTCCAGTTCACCATCCTCACCACCGACGACGAGGCCCAGTAGGAAGCGCAGGAGGGACGGCTGTTAACGGGCCACTGTCTTTGGCCAGCTTCCGGCCGTCCCTCCCGCGTCCCTCTCCAGGAACGCCCAGCAACCCCACTCAGCCCGGAGTCACGCGCCCGCCAATCTCCGGGAAGCGCTCGTAGGCCCGATTGAGCGCGTCCAGGTGGGCGGGGTTGTCATAATCGAGCGGCGCATCAGTGAGCTTCACAACCCATCCGCCCGCCGGCGTGCGCCGCGCCCGCGTGAGCAGTTCGGCGTCGCGGGCCGGGTCCGGGAACCCGATGGCCTGCGCGGCAGCAGCAGACCAATAGTTCAACCACCCGAGGAAACAGGGAATCTCAGGCGCGGGGAGGTTTTCTGGAAGATTGAGCATGGGAAGTCCTCGGGGTGAGCGCTCCGGTCCATGAGGCGAGCGACGAAACTGCTCCGAGACTTCCGCGCCGTAACTATACCGTGACGCATGCCCCCAGAACGCGCGCGCCCCCTCCGCCATGGCCTCGAGCATGGCCGCCGCTGCCGAGATAACAGCCTCGTCTAGTGGCAACTTCGCATGAACGTCGAGTTGCGGCTGACCGCCTGGGCTGAGGAGTGCTGGACTCTGTCTCCCCGAAACCGTCACAGGGTAACTCTCGTCCCCGTTGCACAGAAGAGGGATTCTCCCGTCCTTAATCCTTTCTGTGAGCCACGCGTCGCGCTGCGGCAAGGCGATGGGGCGCCCGCTTTCGGAGATCCTCCACGCTAGGCGCAAACCGGGAAGGGCCCTTTCCATCCCATGGATGACATCGAGCGCGCGGCCGTCTTTGCCCACGAGCGCAGGCGCGTAGACGATGAAGACGAGAACTCTAGGTATGGTCATCGTGTGCATCCCGTGACAACGACATGGAGGGTGGGAATCCGGGCGATCAGCGCGAGTCTGTGCGCTTGCGTGCTCACCCCAACGACGAAGTCGTATCCACAGGCCCGCGAAGCGGCGAGTTCCTTGGTCAATTGCTCCACCTCCTTCTCAATCTCCCGCTCCTGGATAAAGTCAGGGTAGGTGTCAAATCGGTGGGTCTTGATCTCCCACAACACACGTACGCCGACTTGCAGCGCATCGAAGCGCTCACCGCCCACGAATACGTCCATGCCGGGATAACGGTTGGGCGGAAACTTATCGGCGCACTCGTTATGCGGGACATCTTCGCCCGCGTGCCGCACCGGGATGGGCTCGCACGACGGACGGCGCGGCGTGGTTTCTGGCGGTGGGGGGAAGATGTCTCCGGTGCTCGACCCCTTTGGCTTTGGCGTTCGGTCCGCTAACGGTTCCTGAGCGGGCTGCGTTTGAGCCTTGGGCTTCGCGCGCTCGCGGGATGCGTTCCGTTGATACGCATCAATCCCCTCCTGGATGGCGGCTGCTACCACCACCGCGCCAATAACAATCACTGCACCGACAACGAGCTCGGGTGCCGCGAAAACACAGAGGGCCACGACTGCGGGAGCGGCTGCATCCGCGTAGGCGACAGCGCATCTTTTGGTGACATCCCTCAACCTGACCCTGTCGCGATCGAGAGCATGAAAGCACCGCCCCGCAAGGATCGGCCACTCGTTGGAGGCTTCCCGCACCACGCATTTCCCATCATCCGTCCACGGGTACTGCGCCGCTCGCTGAAGGTTGGCGAATCTCGGACTCTGGGGACTCGGGTCCCCCATCTCTCCCGGGCTCGGATCCATCGTAGCGCAGGCCGAGAGCAGGAGCAGGAGCAGGGGGGCGCTGCAAGTTCGCGCACGCATGGCCACGTTCTTTCAATCAAGCAATGTGCTGCGGGTCACGGCTCCGGTTCTCCGCTGGAGCATATCAGCACGTCCCACAGCGAGAGCCGATGGAGGAGCGCGCGTCCGACAGCGCCAGTTCGGGCAGGTGGCGCGCTCCAGGACGGCAGCCATGGTCGCCGCGTCCTGCTCGGCCCCGGTGGCGTGCGTCGAACGGCTCGTTGTGTTCGAGGTGCCGCTGGCCGAGGTGGACAAGCTCACCGAGGCGGTAATGGACGGTGTCCCGCCGCTCCGGGATGTACAGTAGTGACAAAGGCAGTTGAGTGACATGGGAGAACCGCACGGGTGAAGTCCCGCGCGTGCGGCTCTCGCTGCTGGCTTGAGCTCTCTCTGTACCTGGTTCAGTCGGGCTCTTTCAGCCAAGGCCCCAACCCCTCAAAGATTCGTCGCCCGAGGAAGTTCTTGTCGAACTTGTCTTCGCGCTCCTTCATGGCACGGCGCAGATTGGAGCGGTTGAGGTGGGCGTGGACCATCTTCAGCCTGAAAAAGTCGTCGTTCCCGTTGCCCGGGAGCATGCTTTGGTTGAGCCAGTTCCATGCCCGACGATCCGCCGAACGCAGGAACAGAACCCACGCTGCGTAGCTCTCCTCATGGCTTCGAGCCGCCCGGTAGGTGCGCCACCAATGGTCCGCGCAAGCCTCGGTGTAGCGCGATCGAGCGGACTTGCGTCGCAACTCTTCGTGGCTGGTTCGGATCTCGCCGTCCGGCCAAGCATCGCTCACGGGCAGGCTGTTGCCCGTTCTGAAGCCGTCGAGAACGACGCCCCTTTTTCGTCGCCAGGCCAGAAGCGACGCCTTGTCCGCTTCGATGGCGCGGGCAAGCCATCCCGTCTTGCCATTGAGAGTGGCAGCAAGCGCGACCTCCAGCAGGCCTTTGTCTGTGTGGCAGCAACGAAGATCGAGTAGTTCCGCGCGAAGTGCATCGACTTCCGCCGTGTCAGGCGCTCTAAAGGGGATGTGGATGAGTTCGTCCACCCGGGCGAGGCCAATGTAGCGGGTCTCAAGGGTTTCTCGCAGGCTTCGCCACAAAGCTGCGCCAGCATGAGCATCGTG includes:
- a CDS encoding Ig-like domain-containing protein; protein product: MKTPLFQVWRRLPALLAACCVVAGACGQSLPEPAAAPRQETPLVGDDGEVTVTLPGVVLNRYAVLAANAAAGSTRLELTNIQDLDHPTFGPLGIGDLVLIIQMQGASIDTSDSAAYGAITNLHGAGFHEFAVVRGVENNTVTLACNGLEHSYSVAGRTQVVRVPQLTNLFVESGGTVVAAPWDGLRGGVVAIHVAGVTNLSGSIDVSGQGFRAGARENTSGDANTLISLYRSSDAAAGAEKGEGIAGDSTVYDTLGGRYGRGAPANGGGGGNSHNAGGGGGSNGNNSQPWDGQGVMSGSVPGALAWQLDPGFISNGNARTNDSGGGRGGYTYSTVNADAFNVGPNDAAWGGNSRSEVGGLGGRPLNNEPGSRLFLGGGGGAGDGNNNAGAAGGNGGGLVYLISSTVSGEGQVLANGSSAQNTTGSHNDAPGGGGAGGSIVILSSDLSGVSVEANGGRGGNQLITSDEAEGPGGGGGGGYIALRGGTGSTSVLGGFSGTSTSSSVTEFPANGATAGGTGQVVQNTPEVPTPWLSCDPTDTADLSINLTATPNPVSPGSDLTYTVQVGNAGPDTANAVTVTFPVPAGTTFSSVGGAGWTCAAAGGVVTCTLPSLAIDTTATFTIVVVPTAQSGSIIGSATVTSPTPDPTSENNNDTETTGIAATNDAPVNTVPGPQTTPEDTPLVFSPANGNPVSIADPDAGTEPVQVTLTVTNGTLTLGSTPGLTFTEGDGASDTKVTFTGTQADINAALAGLTFTPDANYNGPATLTLTTNDQGNSGDGGPLSDTDTVEINVTPVNDAPTAVDDTASVPFDSAGQTLDVLANDSFAPDSGETLTIIEVTQGSEGGTVTITENGTRVTYTPAPGFEGSETFTYTISDGNGGTSTATVTITVKRIERRVVGRGCSASGSGGLSGLVGLLLALFVLPRRGQRGSRSLLARLSGALFVLCGGVLLTSASPAWAQSSAIDVQQFKPAPGQSDVLGLHGAGVPGHLSWRAGLYLNYAHEPLVIINPATDDLLQHLVKNQLGFDLMGSLGLGKYFELGAVIPVNLQHGEFEQTPNGSLEQKWKGGLGDLRLVPKAVMLEEEKLRVAFALPIVLPSGGSGNLRGQDGAGVQPRLTADYSFEGGTRVLANVGVNFRSRQELLNLSVGNELSYGLGAAIPFQLRGQQFTGMASVAGAMGLGATGGANEEEVPLEMQAGVQYHFNKSVLATLGLGRGLTLGYGMPAIRVFSGVSWTAEAPPPVIHKDSDNDGLLDEEDTCPNEPEDRDGFQDEDGCPDLDNDQDGIPDTADKCPNEPEDKDGFQDEDGCPDPDNDQDGLADAADKCPLEAEDKDGFQDADGCPDPDNDQDGLADTADKCPLKPEDKDGFQDEDGCPDPDNDRDGVADADDQCPEEAEVINGVEDTDGCPDVGETKVKVTGNRITIKEKVYFATNKDVVLARSFPLLQQVGLVLKANPQLTKVRIEGHTDDRADDAFNLDLSQRRAGSVLKYLVEQANIDPERLEAVGYGETQPVDTNKTEQGRENNRRVQFTILTTDDEAQ
- a CDS encoding DUF5953 family protein, producing the protein MTIPRVLVFIVYAPALVGKDGRALDVIHGMERALPGLRLAWRISESGRPIALPQRDAWLTERIKDGRIPLLCNGDESYPVTVSGRQSPALLSPGGQPQLDVHAKLPLDEAVISAAAAMLEAMAEGARAFWGHASRYSYGAEVSEQFRRSPHGPERSPRGLPMLNLPENLPAPEIPCFLGWLNYWSAAAAQAIGFPDPARDAELLTRARRTPAGGWVVKLTDAPLDYDNPAHLDALNRAYERFPEIGGRVTPG
- a CDS encoding DUF6310 domain-containing protein — encoded protein: MRARTCSAPLLLLLLSACATMDPSPGEMGDPSPQSPRFANLQRAAQYPWTDDGKCVVREASNEWPILAGRCFHALDRDRVRLRDVTKRCAVAYADAAAPAVVALCVFAAPELVVGAVIVIGAVVVAAAIQEGIDAYQRNASRERAKPKAQTQPAQEPLADRTPKPKGSSTGDIFPPPPETTPRRPSCEPIPVRHAGEDVPHNECADKFPPNRYPGMDVFVGGERFDALQVGVRVLWEIKTHRFDTYPDFIQEREIEKEVEQLTKELAASRACGYDFVVGVSTQAHRLALIARIPTLHVVVTGCTR